CTGCCTCGTCGTCATAGACATCTTTCGGCGTCAGGCCGATCAGCTGCTTTTCACTTTTGCCGGTCAGCAGCTCCATCGCACGGTTACAGCCGGAGAACTGTTGATCGATATTGCGATAGAACACCAGGTCAGGCGAAGCATCAAGGAATGAGCGCAGAAAGGAGGATTGCTGTTCCAGTTCGATTTGCGCCTGTTCGCGCCGCGCCATCTCCTCCTTCAGCTTATCCATCACCTGCAGACGCGCCTCCTCCGCTTTAATACGGTCGGCGATCTCCTGGTTAAGCTGAGTGATATTGTCCTGCATCTGCTGATTCAGCTCGAGATCGCGATGGCGCATCTCCTCCAGCTTGTCCACCAGCCGCGCCAGCCGCTGGCGCGACTCCTCCAGCTGCTCAACCACCACCGAGAGGAAATAGACCGCCCAGGGAGTAATCAGCAGCCCGAAGAACACCGAACGCACCATATCGATACTTTCAACGTGGCCGCGCAGCAGCATGGTCACCGCCATCTGCACCACCATCGCCAGCACCACCAGCGCGGAGGCCAGCAGTAATGAAAAGCGTACCAGTCCCAGTTTGACCATCAAATCAACGTAATACTGCGCTAATAACCGAATTTGCTTCATAAACAGCTTCCTTCCTGGTCGATACGCATCATCATATCGCACTTTTACCGCGAACGCGGTGGCGCTGGATCAGCATAACCGGTGGCGAACGCGCACCAAATTGGTGCGAAAGCCGCGTCATTCGCGGCTTTCACGCCTTTACCACAGAAAAGATATTGACTAATTTTGGCAACCGCATAATCTGTTGGGCCGCCTCAGCAAATGAGCGCTTCTGCGTTATTATTGTTTTTCAATGTGATGACCTTGTTGCGTCATCCGGCCTCCCCATATCAAAACGAATAATCATTCATCTTTAGCGATATTTTAATCATGCGCAGCACGATTAATTTTACTAATGATGAGGCGCTATTTGATTCAAATATCCATTCAGTTCAAAAACAGTCTCATCCTGCGGTTTCAGCGCTGTTATCAGCATATAATGCTATAATTGATGTCAGCACCAGCATGGTGCAGGTATTTGCTCACTGCACTATAGTGAGTCAGTTCACATTTCTTCCGCAGCAACATTACACTCGATCGGGATAAAATTGAGTAACAACCCTATAAATTACAGTAATATAACCACAATAAAGCCCGAAAAAGCATAAGTAAGAACCACATTTGACCTCTGTACGCTTTCCCGATAAGTTGGAAATCCGCTGGAAGCTTTCCTGAGGGGCCAGTGTCTCGGCATATCTATGCAGCAAGAAGACTCCCGCATGATGCAAGTTATCTCTTCTAATGAGACCCGGAAATAAAGAGCACCCCACTGGCTGACATTAAATAATGTCAGCCGCTGAAATGCCCGGATAAACGATGCCCGCTGAATAGCGGATATAAAATGATACAGAGCTGGGAGTCAGTCCGGCTGCGCTCTGTGCCTGAAACAACGTGGTAATGTCACAGCAGTAATTAAGGAGGCCCTCGATGTCCAATTCAAACCCATATCCCTATGGCTTGTATGATCCAGCAGATGAAAGTGATAGCTGTGGCGTGGGTTTCCTCACACGTAAGGACGGCGAGCAGACTCATGAGATACTGCAGATGGCGCACAGCGCCCTGTGTACCGTACCTCATCGTGGGGGCATGTCGGCCGAAGGCGTAGGTGACGGAGCCGGGGTCAACGTAGATCTCTCTTTGCACTTCTTCCGTAAAATTACTGGCCAGTCGCTGGAGTCCGGACGCTTTGGCGTCGGTAACTTCTTTGTGCCGAAAGATAGCGAACAGCGCGCCACTGCCGAACGTCTGGTGGCTGATATCCTCGCCTCTTACGGCTTTACCACTATTTTAAAGCGTGACCTGCCGCTGGACGCCAGCGTTCTGCGTCCGGCCGCCGCGCAATTCCAGCTGCCAATCGTTCAGTGGGTGTTTACTGCCCCGCAGGACGTAACCGATCAAAATACGTTTGAAAAACGCATCTATCGCGCGCTGCTGGATATCGAAGCCCGTGCCTTTACTGAAAGCCAGTTTGGCGGACTTTATCCGCTCTCGCTCTCTTCCCGTACGCAGGTACTGAAAGCACGCCTTAACTCCAATGAAGTGATCCCTTATTTCCAGGATCTGACCGATCCGGATCATCAGGTGCGTGGCCTGTTTTTCCATACCCGTTTCTCGACGAACACCGATCCGCATACCACCATGGCGCAGCCGTTCCGCCTGATGGCGCACAACGGTGAGCTGAATACCGACCGTAAAAACCGCATTGCCGAAGCGGCGCTGGCGCTGGCGCGTGGCAAAAAAATCGTGCGGCCAAAAGGTCAGTCCGACAGCTCACGTCTCGATCAGAGTATCCACAGCCGTCTGATGGAAGACGATCTGGATCTGATCCTCGCGGTGGTGTCCATGATGCCGCCAGCGTGGGAAAACGATGATTCATTATCGCCAGGTGTGCGCGCGATGCTGGAGTACTTCTCTTTATATGAAGAGAAAAATGACGGCCCGGCGGCGCTGATTTTTGGTAACGGTGAAATTATCGGCGCGCGTCTGGATCGCCTTGGCCTGCGTCCGCTGCGCTCGGTGGAAACCGCTGAGTATATTGGCGCGATGTCAGAAGCGGGCCAGATCGCCTTCCCACCGGAAAGCGTATTACGCCGTGGCCGTATCGAAGCCGGCGGGATGCTCTATTACGATCACAGCGCAAAACGCAGCTACACCACCATTGAAGCGCTGGAAAAACTGGCGACAGAACAGGATTATCCGGCGCTGCTGGCACAATCGCGCGTCACCCTGCAAGATCTGCCGGTAATTGCCGCCGAGCAGTTAGGCTCGCCACTGCGTTACAGCGGCGATCTGAAAACCTATCAGCGTTTTGTTGCTTACTATTACAATCAGGAAAGCTTCAAATTTATGATGGATCCGATGCTGAACACCGGTGCTGAAAAAATTTCAGCCATGGGTTACGGCAACGCGATCAACGGTTTATCCGATCATGAAGGCGGCATGGCGCACTACTTCTCTCAGCGCTTTGCCCAGGTAACTAACCCACCGTTAGACTCCATTCGTGAAGTTGACGGCATGACGCTGCGCGTAGCGCTGGGCGCCAAACCGCATCTCGGACGCAGCAAAGGCCGGCAGATTATTGTGCCGACGCCAATCCTGACCCATCTGGATATGCTGCAGTTACGTGAGCAGGACGTCGCCCCTTACGCCCGCTTTGAAATGCTGTATCAGCCAGTACTCGGCACCGATGCGCAGAGCCGTCTGGATAATGCCGGAGCGCTGGAGCTGGCGATTGACGACCTGGCGCAGCAAGTGGTCGATTTCGCCCGTGAACAGGGTGGCATCGCGGTTATTACCGACCGCCATATCTCTTCAAGCCGTGCAGCGATGCCAATGCTGCTGGTGGTTTCCGCCATTAACCAGCGTCTGGTGCAGGAAGGTCTGCGTCTTGACGTATCGCTGGTCGTGGAGAGTGGTCAGAGCATTTCTTCGCACCATATCGCTGCGGCGCTGGGCTTTGGCGCTTCCGCTATCTATCCACTCGGTGTGCAGATGCGTGCCGAAGAGAAATATGGCGAAGGCGAAGAAGGCAACAAAGCGTTTAAACGCTATGCCAAAGCCGCTGAAAAAGCGCTGATGAAAACCATGGGTAAAGTTGGACTCTGTACCGTGGAAAGCTACAGCTGTGGTGAATTCTTTGAGCCGAACTTCCTCGATACCGAAGATGCGGTCCTGAAGAAATATTTCCCGAATATCAGAACCCCGGTTGGCGGCGCGGGCTTTGCGGCTATCGCCCAGATGGCGGTGGACTGGCATCAGAGCGCGCTGAAAATTCAGGGCGAGTCCGAAGTGCCGCTGCTCGGCCTGTTTAAAGAGCGTGCGGAAGGCGCCGGTCACTCTTACGGCACCATCGCGGTACGTACCTTTATTGATATGACTGAGCAGCCAATTCGCTTTGCCGACAAGCCGCGCGAAGAGGATCAGTTTATCCGCCTGCTGACGCTGGCAAAGCTGGACAATGCTTTCAATATCAAAGCGAAGTCATTTAAGGACAGCAGCTTTGAGCGTATCCCGAACGAGGTCATCGACGCCTTTACCATTACGCCGGATTACCGTCAGTTCTCCAGCCTGATGCACCAGGAGCGTAAACGTCGTCCTGCGGCGCTGCGTGACATTCTCGCCTTCCCGGCGGACTTGACCCATGTCGACAGCATTGCCGAGTTCTCGCGTAAACTGGGCCGTTATTCATTAATTAACAATGGCTTTGCGGTTCGTGGTCTGGTCTGTGAAAGCAACGAAGACGCCAGTCAGTTTACGCTGCGTCTGACCGATGCGATTGAAGGGCTGAAATCTGAAAACGAGCGGCTGGCTGCGCTGGATATTGCACTGAAAAATCGCTTTGACACCGAAATCGAAAGCAGCGAAATCGTCAGCGGTGCCTTGCGGATGGTGGCCAGTGGCACAGCGGCAGACTATCTGTCACGCCTGTTCACCACCTCACCTTCGCTGCCGTTAAGCGAAGTGCAGCCGGCCAGCGAAATTACCCGTACCTTTGCTTCCGGTGCGATGAGTCATGGCGCGCTGGTCGCGCCGGCGCATGAAGCCGTCGCGCATGGCACCAATATGGTTGGCGGTATGAGCAACTGTGGTGAAGGTGGCGAACACTACTCACGTCACGGCACCATCCGTGCTTCACGCATCAAACAGCTGGCCTCTGGCCGCTTCGGCGTCTGGGCCGCCTATCTGGCGGATCCGATGCTGGAAGAGCTGGAGATCAAAATTGGTCAGGGTGCAAAACCTGGCGAAGGCGGTCAGTTGCCGTCGGCGAAAGTGACGGTTGAGATCGCGGCTGCCCGTGGCGGTACGCCGGGCGTGGAGCTGGTATCGCCACCTCCGCACCACGATACCTACTCAATTGAAGATCTGGCGCAGCTGATCCATGACTGCAAAGCGGCGCGCGTGCGGGTGATCGTGAAACTGGTCTCCTCTGAAGGTATCGGCACCATCGCGGTCGGCGTGGCGAAAGCTGGCGCGGATGTGATTAACGTCGCCGGTAACACCGGTGGCACCGGCGCCGCTTCGGTGACCAGCCTGAAATATACCGGCCGTGTGGCGGAAATCGGCATTGCCGAAGTGCATCAGGCGCTGTGCGCCAACGGTCTGCGTGAGAAAGTGATCTTACGCTGTTCCGGCGCGCAGCAAACCGGCAGCGACGTGGTGAAATCGGCGCTGCTGGGTGGCGACAGCTTTGAGTTCGGTACCACCGCACTGATGATGCTGAAATGCGTGATGGCGAAAAACTGTAACGTCAAATGCCCGGCCGGTCTGACCACCAATGCCGAAGCCTTTGATGGCGATCCGCGTCAGCTGGCGCAGTACTTTATCAACGTGGCGCACGAAGTGCGTGAAATGCTGGCGCGCATGGGTCTGCGCTCGCTGCGTGAAGCGCGTGGTCGTTCGGATCTGCTGCACCTGATGGATCACCCGCGTGAAGTTGGCAAACTGGATCTGCGCGCCATGCTGACCGTCGTGCCGGAGCAGAAAATCGCCCGTCCGGTCTATCTGGAAAAAGATTTCGAGCTGGATAACGGCTGGTTAGAACAGCTGAACAGCGAACTGTTCGCCGAAGGCAAGCGCGAGATTAAGCTCGGCAATGGTATTACGCTGAACAACCGTAATAAGAGCGTCGGTGGCCAGTTATCTATTGATATTGAGCGCGCGCTGAACCACCAGCTGGA
This is a stretch of genomic DNA from Winslowiella toletana. It encodes these proteins:
- a CDS encoding glutamate synthase-related protein codes for the protein MSNSNPYPYGLYDPADESDSCGVGFLTRKDGEQTHEILQMAHSALCTVPHRGGMSAEGVGDGAGVNVDLSLHFFRKITGQSLESGRFGVGNFFVPKDSEQRATAERLVADILASYGFTTILKRDLPLDASVLRPAAAQFQLPIVQWVFTAPQDVTDQNTFEKRIYRALLDIEARAFTESQFGGLYPLSLSSRTQVLKARLNSNEVIPYFQDLTDPDHQVRGLFFHTRFSTNTDPHTTMAQPFRLMAHNGELNTDRKNRIAEAALALARGKKIVRPKGQSDSSRLDQSIHSRLMEDDLDLILAVVSMMPPAWENDDSLSPGVRAMLEYFSLYEEKNDGPAALIFGNGEIIGARLDRLGLRPLRSVETAEYIGAMSEAGQIAFPPESVLRRGRIEAGGMLYYDHSAKRSYTTIEALEKLATEQDYPALLAQSRVTLQDLPVIAAEQLGSPLRYSGDLKTYQRFVAYYYNQESFKFMMDPMLNTGAEKISAMGYGNAINGLSDHEGGMAHYFSQRFAQVTNPPLDSIREVDGMTLRVALGAKPHLGRSKGRQIIVPTPILTHLDMLQLREQDVAPYARFEMLYQPVLGTDAQSRLDNAGALELAIDDLAQQVVDFAREQGGIAVITDRHISSSRAAMPMLLVVSAINQRLVQEGLRLDVSLVVESGQSISSHHIAAALGFGASAIYPLGVQMRAEEKYGEGEEGNKAFKRYAKAAEKALMKTMGKVGLCTVESYSCGEFFEPNFLDTEDAVLKKYFPNIRTPVGGAGFAAIAQMAVDWHQSALKIQGESEVPLLGLFKERAEGAGHSYGTIAVRTFIDMTEQPIRFADKPREEDQFIRLLTLAKLDNAFNIKAKSFKDSSFERIPNEVIDAFTITPDYRQFSSLMHQERKRRPAALRDILAFPADLTHVDSIAEFSRKLGRYSLINNGFAVRGLVCESNEDASQFTLRLTDAIEGLKSENERLAALDIALKNRFDTEIESSEIVSGALRMVASGTAADYLSRLFTTSPSLPLSEVQPASEITRTFASGAMSHGALVAPAHEAVAHGTNMVGGMSNCGEGGEHYSRHGTIRASRIKQLASGRFGVWAAYLADPMLEELEIKIGQGAKPGEGGQLPSAKVTVEIAAARGGTPGVELVSPPPHHDTYSIEDLAQLIHDCKAARVRVIVKLVSSEGIGTIAVGVAKAGADVINVAGNTGGTGAASVTSLKYTGRVAEIGIAEVHQALCANGLREKVILRCSGAQQTGSDVVKSALLGGDSFEFGTTALMMLKCVMAKNCNVKCPAGLTTNAEAFDGDPRQLAQYFINVAHEVREMLARMGLRSLREARGRSDLLHLMDHPREVGKLDLRAMLTVVPEQKIARPVYLEKDFELDNGWLEQLNSELFAEGKREIKLGNGITLNNRNKSVGGQLSIDIERALNHQLDAAQLSAIPAALLDDRGRRYLAPGTVNIATVGSAGQSYGVFCNDGMRLDHSGTCNDGVGKGQCGGEIVVRSPGGGSQDADGNVLIGNFALFGATGGRLFVQGQAGDRFAVRNSGATAVVEGVGDFCCEYMTNGAILNLGTFGKGFGNGMSGGFAYQYDPYGALAAHAAGDSVLFGSIAEDDEMARVHKEAVLTMLNWHLDATGSERAAWLLQHWETECQHFVYVMPRSLLLYQDGAEILKAKTRKDLLEELSTALAGHQVAKFKNAWRNKQTIANGSVPAYGATDTPEMFVLLNNYTVLSSAQQLALSRLPKGTAVEDAAMEKAVRNLLMTEDFALISKLQRHARAAIENYSDEELSCLIAAKRMSDYKAALTQRNIRSMDSLATYGWIIYQDARNRQVLGGLPDFEELFARAALPELAAAVGKLA